Within Verrucomicrobiota bacterium, the genomic segment TTTGCCAGAACGTGGTCAGTTCCGGGACGGCGGAGATGTTGTTGTTATCCAAGGTCACGGCCCCGTTCAACGCCAAAGCCCGCCCGATCATGCTGGCGCCGGAATTCAAGGTGATGCTCTGGTTGGCGAGAATGGTACCCAAAAACGCCGTGTCGGTGCCGAGGGTTGCGGAGGTCCCGACCTGCCAAAACACGTTGTCAACCTGGGCACCATTGACCAGGCGAATGGATGAACTGCTAGCGGTTATGAGGGTGCTCCCAATCTGGAAATCGAAGCGGGCATTAGGGTCCCCCTGCGCGTCCAGCGTGAGGATGCCCGTCAGTTGAGCCGAGGTGGTGAAATCCCGAATGCCCGGTCCGAGCGTGAGTCCGCCCAGATCCTGGCCGGTCAAGTGTTGCACGGGTGCCTCGCCAGCCAGCAGATTATATGCCGACAGGGCATCCGTCTGAGCCTGGGACGCGACAGTCCCCCCGGCATAGGTTGTTCCGTACACGACGCCCGGGCCAAAGCCAGTGATCGCCAGACCGGGAGAGACGCCTAAGTTTCCGGTGAGCACCGTATTGCCGACGCTGGTCACCGTGGAACCACCCAGGACGGCGAAGCCGTCCGCTGATGACAGGATCACCGCGCCTTGACTTGACGGCAG encodes:
- a CDS encoding ice-binding family protein yields the protein MNSKQLVLSAFVALAGFLPSSQGAVILSSADGFAVLGGSTVTSVGNTVLTGNLGVSPGLAITGFGPGVVYGTTYAGGTVASQAQTDALSAYNLLAGEAPVQHLTGQDLGGLTLGPGIRDFTTSAQLTGILTLDAQGDPNARFDFQIGSTLITASSSSIRLVNGAQVDNVFWQVGTSATLGTDTAFLGTILANQSITLNSGASMIGRALALNGAVTLDNNNISAVPELTTFWQILLGAAVFGVLQTVTVWRRKTSHK